The Methanosarcina acetivorans C2A genome includes the window CTTTTGGCTTCCGGTTTATGTAAATCCGAACACTTTTTCCCGTGAATATTTTTTCTTTATTTCTGGTTTTCTTCTTTATTTTTCGCAGCTACAGAAAATGTTGCCTTTCAGGATCTCTTTCCAGTCGCCGATTACGTCATGGGTCCAGCAGTCGTCGGCTCCTGCAGCTTCCCGCATGACAAGGGCAAAGATATATGAGAGTTCCTTGACTGTAGCTCCTGCTTCGAGGGCACCTTTGAAGTGCTTCAGGACGCAGGGTTTTGACCTGGCTTTTATCGAGAGGGCAAAGCAGATGAACTGATAGGTCTTTTCGTCAATCATCCTTTTTTCGGCATAGAGCTGGTCAATCTCGTCCAGCTTCTGGGTGAATTCAGGGAAAAATTCTTCCAGCATTCTCATTTCTACGGCTCCTTTTTTACCTGCACGCCTGCAGGTTCACGCTGTTAAGGCGGTACAGATATTATGCTATTTTTTTATATTTAAGGATTAGTTCAAAATCTTTTGAAACCGCTCTCTTAATCCCTAATCATAATTTTTCAAGGGATGCTTTTTCTTCCAGAGTTAAAAAAAGACAGTTTTCAGCTTTAGAAGCATGTATCAGAGCCTTAAGGTTTTCAAGGGCTTTTTCTCCGGTATTGAACTTGCAGTCCGGACGTACAGGCACTCCGGACATGTCCACAAATTCCCAGGGATGGACAAAAATCACAGGAGCTGTTATACGCCTGAGTACCGGGATAAAAATATCCTGGGGTAGTCTCAGAAAAGAGGAGGTAATTGTTGCCGGAATCCTTATTATTTTGCCTTCTATCCTTGTTTTTTGGAAAAAGGGAGGCTTGTAAGCTGCAAGGGAGGAGTCGTACCGAAAGCCCTCTTCTTCCAGAAGTTCAAGATAGCTTTCAGGGAACTGAAGGTTTGGAGCCCTGAAGGAAACCACCCGCTTTTCAAACTGCCTGAGCACGTTTCCCGCCTGCTTCAGGGCAATTTTTGCCTCTTCCTTTCCCATGCGGTCAAAACGGGTATGGGTATATCCGTGACAGCCCAGCTCATGTCCCTCTTCCGGGACCCGGCAGATAAGATCCGGATACTGCTCTGCCATCATACCTGTCACAAAGAAAGTAGCCTTTATTCCTTCTTTTTTGAAGAGTTCCAGCAGTGCTGGCATCCCCTCTTCCATTCCCCTTGTACTTGTAAGCATGGGTGGGCAGTCTTCTTCCACATCAACTGTTATGGTGATGTTTTTCATAAATGACCTCTCTATATACCCGGCAGGTCTGTTCATAGATTTTGTTCCAATCGTAATTTGAAAGCCCTTCACCAGCCTTTCGGGCAAATTCGGCTCTTAAGGCCGGCTTTTCTATCAGGTCCTGAAGACAGGATGCAAATTCCGAAAGGTTATCTGCAAGGTATCCGTTTACTCCGTGTGTGATAATGTCTGAGATCCCGCTGTGGTTCATTGCCACAACAGGGACATTTTTTGAGATCGCTTCCAGAATCGAAATTCCAAAGGCCTCATCACTGGAGGGGAGGGCAAAGATATCTGCCTGTTCCAGATATTCCAGTACCGCCTTCCGGGGCACTTCCCCTGTAAAGTAGAAGTTTTCGGACAAACCGGATTCTTCCACCTTTTTTTCCAGGTTTTTTAGAAGGGGGCCATCACCTATCATCAGGAATATCAGGTTTTCATATTTTTTAAGGAAAGAAGGGGCAAGTCCTATAAGGTTCTGGACCCCTTTCTTTTTTGTCATTCGGGCGACCGTTATGATTACAAGTTTTCCTTTCCTGTCAAAAGGAAGAGGGGCTATGGGGTTACTTTCCTCATATTCCATACCGTTGAAGATCCTGTAAACGGGTTTTTTTGTCATCAGTTTCGTATCCTTTTCAACTGCTGAACTGACAGCAATTACAGCATCGGCATTTCCTACAAGTAGTTTTCCTGCAAGATACAGATAAAGGCGAAGCGGCGTATGTCCTACGAGAGAATGGTTGGTAACCACCGAGGGGATCCCGAGTTTTCTGGCTGCGATAAGAGCTATCATGCCGAGTGGGGAGTCCAGCCCGTGAGAATTAATAATGTCATAATTCCCTTCTTTTAGAAGCCGGTAGAGCTCTTTATACGCACCCGGCATCAGGAATCGCTGCTGTCCGGGAAAGGGGCTGCTTTTGATTCTGATTATTGCGACCCCGTCCCTGATATTGTATTCTGGGATGTTCGGATAGCATCTGGTAATGACATGTACTTTATGACCCCGCTGATTCAGGGTTTTTGCAAGGGCGTGTATGGAATATTCGATTCCCCCTACTTTCGGAAAATACCAATCGCTGATCAGCGCGATTTTGTGTTTTTCCATGCCGTAACCCCTCCGTAATAAGACAGATACAGAAACCCTATCATGCTACTGAGCCCATAGGATATGAGACGCTCAATAAACACAAAACTACCAGCAGATGCGAGGGGTAGCCCGAAATACAGGAGCAGATAGACAAGTCCTCCTTCGACAATTCCAAGCCCGCCAGGTGTGATAGGGAGGCATCCGAGTACGAAGTAAAGGATCGAAACCGCTGCTATAATATGCAGGGGGATGGGAAGTTTCAGGGCTGAAGCGATCATTTCCAGGCGCACAATATCAAGAACCCAGACCCCGCATGAGAGCAGGAGCACAGGAACAAAAGATTTGCGTAGCTGTTTCCAATTATGATGAAGCCTGTTCAGAAAGGGCTCAAGTCTTTTTCGGAATAACCAGGTTCCTGTCCCTGCTCCAAGGAAGAATAAGGGAAGAAAAAGGGCTGTACTCCACGATAGCATACCTCTATGGAGCTGGAAGATATCCCTGGTGAAAGGGAAAAAATAAAGCGAATAGAGAAATAGCAGAGCAATCGGAATTGCTTCGACCAGCCTTTCGAAGAGGATCGTTATAAGGGCATGAGTATGGACGATTCCAAAGCGTCGATTGACCCAGATTATTCGGAGAGGTTCTCCTCCAAACCTGCTTGCCGGGGTGAAGTTATTTACGAATATTGCCCCAAAGAAAATGGGAAAAAGGTCTGTTGCTTTTAGATCGTACCCGATGGAAGAGAGCACCTTTTGCCAGCGAATAGCAAAGAAATATACACTCAAAAGGTAGACTGAAAATGCCAGGACAAAATAACGGATCTGGATTTGCCGGAGCATCTTCCAGCTTTCCTCCAGAAGAAGTGTTAGTTCTGTCCAGCGAACGTATACAAGAATTGATGCTGTCATAAGCAGTAAGATAACTGCAACGCTTCGTCTTAAGACTCCCCGTTTCAACAGTACACCCTCATAACAGGTTTTAAGCGGGAGTTTCCTTTAGGGTGGTTTTCATCCTTTAACATTCAATTTTCGTTTCTTGACCTGTGGATTATTTTATAGTCAAATTCGGTTTTTGATATTTTCTGCCCACATGCCCGAAAATTAACTCTTATCCTTCATTTATCATGAATAAAATTCGATATCCAATTGCTGAAGATACCCCTTTCTGGAAACTATTTGATTCAAGTGTTTTGATTCATTCGA containing:
- a CDS encoding carboxymuconolactone decarboxylase family protein, which translates into the protein MRMLEEFFPEFTQKLDEIDQLYAEKRMIDEKTYQFICFALSIKARSKPCVLKHFKGALEAGATVKELSYIFALVMREAAGADDCWTHDVIGDWKEILKGNIFCSCEK
- a CDS encoding polysaccharide deacetylase family protein, which produces MKNITITVDVEEDCPPMLTSTRGMEEGMPALLELFKKEGIKATFFVTGMMAEQYPDLICRVPEEGHELGCHGYTHTRFDRMGKEEAKIALKQAGNVLRQFEKRVVSFRAPNLQFPESYLELLEEEGFRYDSSLAAYKPPFFQKTRIEGKIIRIPATITSSFLRLPQDIFIPVLRRITAPVIFVHPWEFVDMSGVPVRPDCKFNTGEKALENLKALIHASKAENCLFLTLEEKASLEKL
- a CDS encoding glycosyltransferase family 4 protein, encoding MEKHKIALISDWYFPKVGGIEYSIHALAKTLNQRGHKVHVITRCYPNIPEYNIRDGVAIIRIKSSPFPGQQRFLMPGAYKELYRLLKEGNYDIINSHGLDSPLGMIALIAARKLGIPSVVTNHSLVGHTPLRLYLYLAGKLLVGNADAVIAVSSAVEKDTKLMTKKPVYRIFNGMEYEESNPIAPLPFDRKGKLVIITVARMTKKKGVQNLIGLAPSFLKKYENLIFLMIGDGPLLKNLEKKVEESGLSENFYFTGEVPRKAVLEYLEQADIFALPSSDEAFGISILEAISKNVPVVAMNHSGISDIITHGVNGYLADNLSEFASCLQDLIEKPALRAEFARKAGEGLSNYDWNKIYEQTCRVYREVIYEKHHHNS
- a CDS encoding TIGR00374 family protein, giving the protein MKRGVLRRSVAVILLLMTASILVYVRWTELTLLLEESWKMLRQIQIRYFVLAFSVYLLSVYFFAIRWQKVLSSIGYDLKATDLFPIFFGAIFVNNFTPASRFGGEPLRIIWVNRRFGIVHTHALITILFERLVEAIPIALLFLYSLYFFPFTRDIFQLHRGMLSWSTALFLPLFFLGAGTGTWLFRKRLEPFLNRLHHNWKQLRKSFVPVLLLSCGVWVLDIVRLEMIASALKLPIPLHIIAAVSILYFVLGCLPITPGGLGIVEGGLVYLLLYFGLPLASAGSFVFIERLISYGLSSMIGFLYLSYYGGVTAWKNTKSR